Part of the Jatrophihabitans sp. GAS493 genome, CGTTGCGGTGGCTGTTATCTGGTCAGCCTAGAAGAGCCGCCGGAGGAGACGCTTCTTTGATCCTGATCAATCTGAACCGGGCGTCAGCACCCCAGTCAGAAGAGGAGGCGCGTCAGGCAGAGATCGGCTCGCTCAGCGCGGCCGGCACCTCGTCACCGGAGTGCTCGTCGATGAGCTGCTCCGGCGCGCCGCGGCGCGAACGGAGGATGCCCCAGCCGACCAGCGCCGCTGAGACAATCGTGAGCGTGATGCCGGCGATGGTTACGGCGCTGGTGAACTGCGCAGCCTGCCCGGTGCTCCAGTTGGCACTGGCGATGTCGCCGCTGAAGCGCGCGGCGAGGATCGTACCGGCGATGGCGATACCGACGGCGGAGGCGACCTCGGTCGAGGTGTCGGTGAGCGCGGCCCCGATGGTCGTCCGGCTCTTCGGAAGACCACGCAGCACGTTGGTCGCAGCGACGACGCCGACCACTCGCAGCCCGGCCGCGACCAGCGCGAGAGCGATGGCGACCCAGACGTACCCGAAACGGCTCAGCAGACCGAAGACAGCGAGGCCGACGACGACGGCCGTGGCACTCATCCAGGCGGCCCGCTCCAGCCCGACGCGCTGCACGAACGGATTCACCAACGCCCCACCCGCGATCAGGACGATCACCTGCGGCAGCATGCCGATGGAGGCCAACGCCGGCGACCAGCCCCAGTCCAGCTGCAACTGCAGCGTCACCAGATAGCCGAGCCCGGCAGTGGCCAGGCCGGCTGCGGCTTTGAAGGCCAGACCACTCGACACCAGCGGGCGGGCCACCAGTTTCAGATCCAGGAGCGGGTGGCGAGCTGAGCGGAGGCGAGCGATGAAGAGAGTCGCGCTCACGGCGACGGCGGCGGTCGCCGTCCAGGGCAGCCACCCGCGGAGACCCTCATTGACGAAGAGCGTCGGGGCGAGGAGGGCGAGCACGATGGTCGCGGTGCCCAGCACAGCGCCGAGCACATCAACCGGATCGCGGTGCAGATCGGCCGGGGCGTCGGCCGCGATTCCGGTTCGCACGCCGACGATCGCGAGCAGTGCGATCGGCACGTTCACCAGCAGCAGCACCTGCCACGGGGCGATCGAGAGCACCAGCCCGCCGACCGTCGGCCCGATCGCCAGTCCGACGAGTCCGACCGTCGAGATCAGGGTGATCGCCCGGACCCGAAGGGTGTCGGAGTCGAAGAGCCTGAAGGCCAGCGCCATCGATCCGGGAGTCGTCATCGCCGCCGCTACGCCCATCGCCACCCGCACCGCGATGAGCTGCTCGGCCGTGGTGACGAAGGCGGTCGCCAGACTCGCGAGACCGAGCAGAACCAGCCCGATGAGCATGACCCGGCGGCGGCCGAAACGGTCGGCAATCGCACCGAAGGCGAGCATCAGCCCGCCGAAGACGACCGCATAGGCGCCGGTCACCCACTGCAGCGTGGTTGTCGAGGCCCGCAGTTCGCGACCGATGGTCGGCAAGGCAACGTTCAGGATCGAGTTGTCCAGCATCTCGAAGAGAAAGACGGCGGAGAGCCCGGCCAGCGCGACCCACGCCTCCCGCAGCGATCGGGGGGAGTGCGGGGACTTAAGGTCAGTCTGATCGGTGGTCATGCCACTATGTTAAGTCACTAAGTTTAGTTACACAAGAAAGTGAGAGATTCAGTGCCCAGGACCGGAGAGCGCGGCGGCCCCCAGACCCGAGCCCGGATTCGGGAGGTTGCCAACCGCCTCTTCCTCGAGCGCGGCTACGACGCGGTGACGGTTGCCGAGGTGGCCCGCGAGGCCGGTGTCTCCAGCGTGACGGTCTTCAACCATTTCCCGCGTAAAGAGGACCTCTTCCTGGATCGCACCGAGGACGCGATCGAGCTGCTCCGTTCAGCCGTGCGTGAGCGAGGTGCGGGTGTTGACGTGCTGGCCTCACTGCGCGAAACCAGCATGCGTCTCTTCGATGACCGCCAGCCGCTCTCCGGGGTCGATGAACGATCCGCGCCTTTCTTTCGCACGGTGGCCGAGTCGTCCGCGCTGGTCGCCCGAGCCCGTGAGATCGCCTCCGAACTCCAGCGCACGCTCGCCGGCGAACTGGACGCAGATCCGACCTACACCGGTGATGGGACGCTGTTCGCCGCGCTATTCATAGCCGGCTACACAGCGGTGATGCTGCAGACCGCACGTCACCTGCTGGCCGGCGCGGCTCCGGGTTCGGTGGTCGACGAGCATCGGGTCCGCCTGGAGCAGCTCTTCGACGCGCTACGCAATGGTGTCGCCTCCAGCTGAGCTGAGATTCCGCCCCGGTCCGGCGGTCTCGGCCGGGGTTCGTTTGGAGTTTGAGCGATCGCGACCCCGACATATGCTCGTCGGCGAGTGGCCGGGTTTGCGGACGGATTCGCGGACGGATTCGCGGCCGGCGAGAGGAGACCGGTGGTCTCAGGGCAGGAGGCACCGGCTTGAAGTCGTTCTTCAGCAAGCGAGGTGCGGTCGGGCTCACGTCGCTGCTCGGCCTGCTCGTGATGCTGTCGCTGCCGGGAGCCGAGTCCAGCGGCCGCAGCACCGTTCTTCAGATCGATGGTGGCGGCAGCTCGGACGGAGCGGTCTACATCGGCACGTATATCCCGGTCCCCGACCTCACCGTGCCGCGCCCGTAGGTAGGTCGACTGCCGGGTAGGCCTCAACGTAGTGCTCCCCGCTCGGGGCGTAGTACGTGCAGGTGCGGGCCTGGAGGTCGACCTCGTACCAGACGACGCCGGCCTCCCAACTCGACTGAACGAACTCGCCGAAGGTGCTTTCGCCGGCTTGGTCGGTGCGGATCGCCGTGATCAACCGAGCCTCGTCATTGCCGGGAACCTGAGTCACTCCGCTGATGAGCGCGGGCCCGGGCTGCAGGACGCTCCCGGCGTCGGTGATGAAGAGCGCAGTCATCGAGGCGACGGTGAACTGGAAACGGATTACGCCGGCCTGCCGCAGAACCTCGGCCAGATAAGGGAATCCGCCGATCTTCGGCCGCAGCTGCTGCGCTCGCTGCTGGGCCGCTTCAATGGTCTGGGTGAGGTTCATGAGTGCTCCGAACGCTGAATTGACAACAGGTTGTCACTCTAGAAAACTGACAACATGATGTCAAACAAACGAGGGGTGAACGACGACTTCGCCCTGCTGGTGGCTGACCTCTACGAGGCCGCTGGGGCGTTTCGACGCAGCGGTGAGCTGATCGCCGCCGCCCAGGGGCAGACCCAATCTCGCTGGCAGACGCTCTCGGTTGTCTCGGCCGAACCCACCACGGTTGCCCAGGCCGCGCGCCGACTCGGGGTGAGCCGGCAGAACGTGCAGCGCGTCGCCAATGACCTGCAACGAGAGGGCCTGGTGATCTTCTCTGACAATCCCGCCCACAAGGGATCGCCGATCGTGACATTGCTCCCGTCCGGGCGTACGGTCCTCAAGCGTCTAACCCATGCGGCGTCGCTCGCCCACCGTGCGCAGCTGCGACAACTGGAGAAGCTCGACCCGAATCTCGACCTTGCTGCTGTGCGGTCAGTGCTGCAACGACTCACTCAAGCTGTGCGTTCGACCGAAGAGCTCTAGCAATGAGGAAGGAACTTGCATGATCCCGGTCAGCTACTTTCCGGTGCCGACCCAGCGCGCTTACCAGGACAATCTCGAACGGATTCGGGCCAAGCCGTACGCGCATTACTTCGACGGCGCGATGTATCTGCGCGAAGAGGTGCTGGCGGCGCTACGAGGGCCAATGGACGCGCGGCACGCGATCTCAACGTCACCGGCTGACCTCAATTCACTACTCGATCCCGGTTACCACGAGGTCGAGAGCGGCTACTGCGAACTCCCCGACGGGAGTGCCTACGTCACCAGTCTGACGAAATTTCCGGGCTGCACCGCGCAGATGCTCCGTTGGTGGATGTGGTGGCACTCCTTCGAGCCGGAGCGCTACTCACTCTGGTATCCGTGGAACCACGTCAGCGTCCGGCGTGACGATCCGGCGACCGAACACCGCCCCGGGCTCACTGACGAGCAGCGTTACATCGGCTCGACCCACATCATCACCGAGTACATCGGCCCCGATCGTATGGATATCGAGATCCACTTCATCGACCCGGCTGACTGGGGCTTCGACACCGGTCGCTTCGCCGGCGCCGGGGTGCAGGCGCACGCCTGCGGGGACGTGTACCTGCGACGGCCGCGGTTGCGGGCCGGCACGATGGTGCACCTGGCCCGCGACACCGATGACGGTTTCGAGCTGCGGTCCCGCTACTGGCTGGCCGACCGGAGCACGATCTCGGTCCTTGGGCGGGAGATCGTCCTCGACCGGCCGGGGAAGGCGCTCGGGATCAAGCGCCGGATGGCCGGGGCCCGGGTTGGCTACGAGCAGTTGCTGCACGACCAGATCGAGTTCACACACCTGGCCGGCTTCCTTCCGCGCATCTACGCCGAGTTCGGCTGACCGGTAAGAAGCGGGCCTACGGTTCGAGCGGCCCGAGCTATTAACGGCTGGCCGACTCGGCCAATGCGTAGACGGTCGTGTTGATCGCTGCCAGCTGGGCGACGATCTCGCCGGCCGGCACCGGACGGGAAATGTAGAAGCCCTGGATCGTGTCGCAGCCCAGGCGTTGCAGCCGCTGCAGGTGCTCCAGCGTCTCGACGCCCTCCGCGGTGACCGACAGCCCGAGGCTGTGCCCGAGCTCGATGACGGAACTGACGATGGAGGCGTTCCCGGCGTTGGTGGACATCGAGAAGACGAAGGCCTGGTCGATCTTCAACTCGGCGATCGGCATCGAGGAGAGGTAGGCCAGGCTGGTCTGCCCGACGCCGAAATCGTCGATGGAGATGCGCAGGCCGGCCTCCGCCAGGCGTCCGAGCGTGCTGACGGCCCGCGGCGGATCGGCGAGGACGGCGGTCTCGGTGATCTCCAGGATGATGCGGCGCGGATCGGCGCCGGCCGTGTGCAGGATCTGCAGCACCTCGTCGGCGAAGTCCGCCCGGAGAAGGTTGCGCGCCGAGATATTCACCGCCACCGAAAGGTGCCCCGCCGGGTCGAGATCGGGGAGCGCGGCGCCGACCGTGCGCAGCAGCCAACGAGTCAGGTCGTCGATGAGGTCGGTCTGCTCGACTGCGAGCAGGAAGGCCTGCGGTGTGAGCAGTCCGAGCGTGGGGTGACGCCAGCGAACGAGCGCTTCGACCGCATCCACCGTCCGGGCGCGCAGGTCGTACTTCGGCTGGTAGTGCAGCTCGAGCTGGCCGGTGGTGATCGCTGCCGGTAACTCGGCGAGCAGGGTGAGGGCAACCGAGTCGAACGTGTCCTGGGTGCGGGTGTAGCGCACCACGCGGCGGTGCTCCCGCTTCGCGACGGAGAGGGCGATGTCCGCCTCCCGCAGCAGCGACTCCGGCTCCGGACGGCCGGCTGGGGCGAATTGGCCGACATTATCGGCGGTGTCGACGGTGAAGCCGATGCTCGCCTCGATGCTGAGCGGTAGGCCGTCGATCTCGATGTGCTGTCCGAAGGTAGCGGTCCGCAGCTCTTCGAGGGCCGCCGCGACGGCGAGGGGATCGGCGATGCCGCGCAGGACGATGCCGAACTCGTCGCCGGCCAGTCGCGCCACCGTGTCACCGGGCTGGACCCGGGAACTCAGTCGCTGGGCGACTATCCGGATCAGCTCGTCGCCGTTGGTGTGACCGAGGGCGTCGTTGACGTTGCGGAACCGATCGAGATTGACCAGCGCGACCGCCAACGGCGTCGACGACTCCTCGCTGTCCCGCGCGATGGCCCGGGTGAAACGGGTCCGATTCGGCAGCCCGGTCAGGGTGTCGTGAGAGGCCAGATAGGCGGTGGCTCTGAACTGGCTGCGCAGTCGCCGGATGACCGAAGCCGAGACGCCGAGCAGGCAGAACCACAGCAGTAGCAGGCCCAGGCTCAACACCAACGCGATGCTGCGTTGGCCGCCGGCGATATCCGATTCGATCGGGGCGTACGGGACGTACATCTCCAGCACCCCGATGCGGTTGCCCGACTGGGCCGCGAGCAGCGGCTGGTACACCTCGACTACGCGGGGACCGAGCGGGCCACCGTCGTTGTCGTCGGCATTGAGCCAGCTCAACTCGGAGATGGTGCGCCCGTCCGCCGCTTCCTTGGCCTCGTCGTCGGCGCCCAGATCCGATGGCTCCCCGGTCTGGTCGTCGGCGAAGACAACCTTCCCATCCAGGTCCCGCAGTCGAACCCGCAGCACCGATTGGTCGGCGACGGCTGATCGCACGCTTCGGGCCAGGTCGTCGCGTTCGGCGGAGGTCAGGCCGCGCCGCAGGTCGCGGGCATCGAGCACAGGAGCGATGCCGGTACGGGCGATGAGATCGGCCTTGGCGCGGCCCTCGGCCAGACCTCGCGAGTTGCCCTCGGACCGTAGCTGCACCATCAGCACCACTCCGAGCAGCAGTACGGGAACCAGCGAGACGGCGGCATAGATCGCGAAGAGTCGGCGCACCGAACCCGCTCGGGGCGCGGTGCGCGGGGTGGCCCGCGTCGCGTACTTCACCGAAGTCCAATCGACCGAGTCACCGTCAACTTGAGCCAGCGATCTTCGGCAGATCACGTTCACCGCCAGGACCCGGGCGAGGGGCAATCCGACGCTCGCCGCATATGTGCAATCCAGATTGTCTTTATTTTCTCTTAACATGCGACGAGTCGGGAACGATGCAACACTTCGATGCCCTGCGTTGTACGCGACGTACGACACAAACGACTACTCGGAGTACCAGGTTGACCGTCAGACCGCTGGAGGACTATCGGCCCCGCGCTCGCCGCGCCGGGTCTGGTCGTCTACCCACAAAAGCGGAGCTGCGGAGGATTTGGCGACTCGCCCGCATCCGTCCGGTAGTTGCGACTCGACTAGTCCTGGTCTTCATGACCGGTACCGCGTACTTCGCCGGCGGGACGCTTGCCCTGGTCGGGGTGACGCTGGTCCGCAACGACCTGCCGCACCCGATTCTGATGGCGCTCATCTCGCTGGGCTGCATGATCATCGGCGCGTTCCTCTATCTGCGAGTACGCCTGCTGACGATTCGGGCGTACTCGATCCTGGTCGCGGCCGGAACCGTGATCATCGCCTCCTCGGTCTATCTCGTCGGCCCCAGCAACCAGGCCGTCAATGTGGCCACGTTGCTGATGTTTCCGATGGTCGGAGCGTTCTTCTCCTTCTCCTGGGCGACTGCCCTCTGCCATATGGTCTTCATCGAGTTCTGTGCGGCGACCGCCTTCATCGCCCAGGGGCGCCCGGACAGCGACGTGCTGATCCTGCAGGGCGCGATGCTCGGGGTCGGTCTCGCGGTGGGGTGGCTCACCCGAGCCGCGGCGGCCAGCAAGAAGGACTCGCTGACCGGCCTGGCCAACCGCCGCTGGTTCGACGAGCGACTGCGCGACCTCATCGGCGACGCCAAAGCCGGCGACCCGCCGATGTCCATCGTTTTCATGGACTTTGACCGCTTCAAGCAGATCAATGACACCATCGGCCACGCCGAGGGCGATCGGGTGCTCATGGCGGCTGCGGATGCCTGGACCAAGATCGTCCCGCCCGGCTGCCTGCTGGCCCGTCCGGGCGGCGATGAGTTTGCCATGATCCTGCCGGGGTATTCAGCGAATCGGGCGGCCGAGATCGCCGACGTGATGCGCGAGTCGATCCTGCACGAGACGACCTGCTCGGCCGGAGTGGCCGAACTGCGACTGGACGACTCCAAGGCGATGCTGATGGCCCGGGCCGACGTCGCGCTCTACGAGGCGAAGAGCCGCGGCGGCAACCTGACCTGCCAGCACGGTGTGGTGAACACGGAGGGGGCCGAGGCCATTCACGCCGGCCTGGCCGCGGGCGAGTTCGAGGTCTACTACCAGCCGATCATCGACCTGCGATTCGGCCTGGTCACCGGCGACGAGGCGCTGATCCGGTGGAACGACCCGACCCGGGGTCTGGTGCCGCCCAACGACTTCATCCCGCTGGCCGAGGCGAACGGGGCGATTCACGCACTCGGTGCCTGGATTCTGCGGGAGGCCTGCCGCGGGACGGCCGAATACATCAAGGCGACCGGGGTCCCGCGTCGGATCTCGGTGAACGCGTCCGGGCACGAGCTGAAGCGGCTGGACTACGCGCAGCGGGTAGCTGACGTTCTCGCCGAGACCGGCCTCGACCCCTCCTCACTCGTCATCGAGGTGACCGAATCCACCTTCGACGCCGACCACCCGAACGTCATCGCGATGCTCGCCGAGCTGCGCGAACAGGGCATCGACATCGCCATCGACGACTTCGGTACGGGGTATTCGTCGCTGAGCCGGCTGCACAACATCCCGGCGAATGTGCTGAAGATTGACCGGTCTTTCGTCTCCGCGATCCCCGAGGACGGGGCCGAAGTACCGGTGCTGCGCTCGATCGTCGCGCTGGCCGAGGCGCTCGGGCTGCGGATCATCGCCGAGGGTGTGGAGACCGTGCATCAGGCGCAGGTACTGGCCGACCTCGGCTGCTCGCACGCGCAGGGCTACCACTTCGGCCGTCCGAACCCGGTGCAGCAGGCCAACACCAAGTCCTGGCACGTCCACGCCGCCTAACCACTCCGGTTTTGGCACACGGACCGGGATAATCCCTGCAGGTGTGCCAAAAGCGCTCTAGATCTGGGCCGTCAGTTCGGTGGCGATGTCGCAGCACTGCTGATCGCCACCGGGCGGTCCGACCAGCTGCACCGCTACGCTTCGCCCGCCCGACGTGGGCATCGTCGGGACGGTGAGCGAGGGGAGCCCGGTGAGCGAGATCGCCCGGCACTGCGCCATCAGGTCCGGCCCCTCGATCCAGCGGCCGTCGATCTCCACTCCACCGTCGTGCGCCACCGCCGATACCCCGGCCACCGGCACCAGCAGGGCGTCCACGTCGCCGAAGATGCCCCGAATCCGGGCCACGATCTCCCGCGAATACGCCCAGTTCGCACGAACCTCGGCGCTGCCCCAACCGCGCCCCGGCCGGGAGGCCAGCACGTTGCGGGTCCCCGGGCAGAGCAGGTCGGTCTCCGTACCGACCAGTGCTCGAAGGTCGTCGAGCACGTCGAGGTCGTCGCGCAGAGCGTTGTAGATCTCAAAGGCGTCGGAAAGTAGCCCCTCGACCTCGATGATCTCGTACCCGGCCGCGACGGCCGCGGCCCGAGCCGCGCTCAGCGCGTCGAGGGACTCCTCGCTCACTGGCCCGCACTCCCGCCCGGACGTGATCGCGATCCGCCGATGCCGCTGCGCCGGCGGCCGGGGCGCGTCCAGGCCGAACCAGTCGTCGCCGTCGGACCCGGAGATCACCTTGAGAACACGGGAGATCATCGCTGGAGTGGTGGCGTAGACCCCCGGCACCTCAACCCGGCTCAGCAGGCCGCGTGGTGCCGGGGCGCCGATCACCGGAGTGGCCCGGGTGCCACCGCCGCTCGGCATCCGGCCGGTGCGCGGAACCAGGCCGGCGCTGGTGCGCAGACCATAGACCCCGACGCACTGGGCCGGCCAGCGCACCGACCCGCCGTAGTCGCCGCCGATCGAGAAGTCGACGATTCCGGTGGCCACGGCGACCGCGTCGCCCCCGCTGGAGCCCCCCGGGGAGACCTCCGGGTCGGTCGGGTGCAGCACCCGACCGCCGACCCTGGTCTCGGTGTGGATTCCGTTGCCGAACTCGGCGCAGTTTCCCTTCCCGAAGAGGGTCGCCCCGGCCGCCCGCAAGCGGCTGACAAAGACGGTGTCCCGGGTCGGGAGGTGATCCTTCAGCAGCAGCGAACCGCCGGTGGAGACGAGGCCGGTGGTGGCGAAGGTGTCCTTCACGGTGAAGGCCAGCCCACCCAGCTCGCCGTCACCACCGAGCAGGGAGGCCTCCTCCGACACTGTGGCCAGCAGTGCGTTCGTCCAACGGACCTCCTGCCAGCGCCGGTGGGCGGTGGCGATCCGATCCGGCGCCGGGCTCGTCTCAGTCACTGAGCGGGAGCCCCTTCTCGATGCAGACCGAGCGCAGGTGCGCCGCCCCCTTCTTGATCAGCGCGATCGCCGCCTCGAAGTCGTAGGGGCGAGCACCGTAGGTGAGGCGGTCGGGGATCTCCCCGGCGGCCAGCCGCTCGGCGTAGTCGTGAGCCAGTTGGATGAAGGCGGCGTACTCGCCGACGGTGAGATCCGGATGGCCGGCCAGGAACTCGGGGTCGAAGAGCTCGATGAAGATCACCGAGGCCGGGCGCAGCGCATCCTCCCGGGCCTGCGGATTCTCGATGGTGAGGTTCAGTGTCGGGTTCACGTCGGCCAGGATCGGCAGGATCTCGCCGAAGTCGATTACCCCGTCCCCGCACGGACGGTGCTGATAGTCCAAACCGCCGTCGCCGAAGGAGAGGAGCCCGTCCTTCAGATGGGTCTGGCGCACATAGGGGGCGACCCGGCGAGCGGCCCAGACCGGATGCTCGATGCGCTGAAGGACGTTGCTGGTGTCGAAGACGATGCCGGTGACGTCCGGGCCGACCTCTTCGACCATCCGCACCAGCT contains:
- a CDS encoding MFS transporter — translated: MTTDQTDLKSPHSPRSLREAWVALAGLSAVFLFEMLDNSILNVALPTIGRELRASTTTLQWVTGAYAVVFGGLMLAFGAIADRFGRRRVMLIGLVLLGLASLATAFVTTAEQLIAVRVAMGVAAAMTTPGSMALAFRLFDSDTLRVRAITLISTVGLVGLAIGPTVGGLVLSIAPWQVLLLVNVPIALLAIVGVRTGIAADAPADLHRDPVDVLGAVLGTATIVLALLAPTLFVNEGLRGWLPWTATAAVAVSATLFIARLRSARHPLLDLKLVARPLVSSGLAFKAAAGLATAGLGYLVTLQLQLDWGWSPALASIGMLPQVIVLIAGGALVNPFVQRVGLERAAWMSATAVVVGLAVFGLLSRFGYVWVAIALALVAAGLRVVGVVAATNVLRGLPKSRTTIGAALTDTSTEVASAVGIAIAGTILAARFSGDIASANWSTGQAAQFTSAVTIAGITLTIVSAALVGWGILRSRRGAPEQLIDEHSGDEVPAALSEPISA
- a CDS encoding TetR/AcrR family transcriptional regulator is translated as MPRTGERGGPQTRARIREVANRLFLERGYDAVTVAEVAREAGVSSVTVFNHFPRKEDLFLDRTEDAIELLRSAVRERGAGVDVLASLRETSMRLFDDRQPLSGVDERSAPFFRTVAESSALVARAREIASELQRTLAGELDADPTYTGDGTLFAALFIAGYTAVMLQTARHLLAGAAPGSVVDEHRVRLEQLFDALRNGVASS
- a CDS encoding DUF1398 family protein encodes the protein MNLTQTIEAAQQRAQQLRPKIGGFPYLAEVLRQAGVIRFQFTVASMTALFITDAGSVLQPGPALISGVTQVPGNDEARLITAIRTDQAGESTFGEFVQSSWEAGVVWYEVDLQARTCTYYAPSGEHYVEAYPAVDLPTGAAR
- a CDS encoding MarR family winged helix-turn-helix transcriptional regulator; amino-acid sequence: MMSNKRGVNDDFALLVADLYEAAGAFRRSGELIAAAQGQTQSRWQTLSVVSAEPTTVAQAARRLGVSRQNVQRVANDLQREGLVIFSDNPAHKGSPIVTLLPSGRTVLKRLTHAASLAHRAQLRQLEKLDPNLDLAAVRSVLQRLTQAVRSTEEL
- a CDS encoding DAPG hydrolase family protein; translation: MIPVSYFPVPTQRAYQDNLERIRAKPYAHYFDGAMYLREEVLAALRGPMDARHAISTSPADLNSLLDPGYHEVESGYCELPDGSAYVTSLTKFPGCTAQMLRWWMWWHSFEPERYSLWYPWNHVSVRRDDPATEHRPGLTDEQRYIGSTHIITEYIGPDRMDIEIHFIDPADWGFDTGRFAGAGVQAHACGDVYLRRPRLRAGTMVHLARDTDDGFELRSRYWLADRSTISVLGREIVLDRPGKALGIKRRMAGARVGYEQLLHDQIEFTHLAGFLPRIYAEFG
- a CDS encoding bifunctional diguanylate cyclase/phosphodiesterase — translated: MPLARVLAVNVICRRSLAQVDGDSVDWTSVKYATRATPRTAPRAGSVRRLFAIYAAVSLVPVLLLGVVLMVQLRSEGNSRGLAEGRAKADLIARTGIAPVLDARDLRRGLTSAERDDLARSVRSAVADQSVLRVRLRDLDGKVVFADDQTGEPSDLGADDEAKEAADGRTISELSWLNADDNDGGPLGPRVVEVYQPLLAAQSGNRIGVLEMYVPYAPIESDIAGGQRSIALVLSLGLLLLWFCLLGVSASVIRRLRSQFRATAYLASHDTLTGLPNRTRFTRAIARDSEESSTPLAVALVNLDRFRNVNDALGHTNGDELIRIVAQRLSSRVQPGDTVARLAGDEFGIVLRGIADPLAVAAALEELRTATFGQHIEIDGLPLSIEASIGFTVDTADNVGQFAPAGRPEPESLLREADIALSVAKREHRRVVRYTRTQDTFDSVALTLLAELPAAITTGQLELHYQPKYDLRARTVDAVEALVRWRHPTLGLLTPQAFLLAVEQTDLIDDLTRWLLRTVGAALPDLDPAGHLSVAVNISARNLLRADFADEVLQILHTAGADPRRIILEITETAVLADPPRAVSTLGRLAEAGLRISIDDFGVGQTSLAYLSSMPIAELKIDQAFVFSMSTNAGNASIVSSVIELGHSLGLSVTAEGVETLEHLQRLQRLGCDTIQGFYISRPVPAGEIVAQLAAINTTVYALAESASR
- a CDS encoding bifunctional diguanylate cyclase/phosphodiesterase encodes the protein MTGTAYFAGGTLALVGVTLVRNDLPHPILMALISLGCMIIGAFLYLRVRLLTIRAYSILVAAGTVIIASSVYLVGPSNQAVNVATLLMFPMVGAFFSFSWATALCHMVFIEFCAATAFIAQGRPDSDVLILQGAMLGVGLAVGWLTRAAAASKKDSLTGLANRRWFDERLRDLIGDAKAGDPPMSIVFMDFDRFKQINDTIGHAEGDRVLMAAADAWTKIVPPGCLLARPGGDEFAMILPGYSANRAAEIADVMRESILHETTCSAGVAELRLDDSKAMLMARADVALYEAKSRGGNLTCQHGVVNTEGAEAIHAGLAAGEFEVYYQPIIDLRFGLVTGDEALIRWNDPTRGLVPPNDFIPLAEANGAIHALGAWILREACRGTAEYIKATGVPRRISVNASGHELKRLDYAQRVADVLAETGLDPSSLVIEVTESTFDADHPNVIAMLAELREQGIDIAIDDFGTGYSSLSRLHNIPANVLKIDRSFVSAIPEDGAEVPVLRSIVALAEALGLRIIAEGVETVHQAQVLADLGCSHAQGYHFGRPNPVQQANTKSWHVHAA
- a CDS encoding amidase, which gives rise to MTETSPAPDRIATAHRRWQEVRWTNALLATVSEEASLLGGDGELGGLAFTVKDTFATTGLVSTGGSLLLKDHLPTRDTVFVSRLRAAGATLFGKGNCAEFGNGIHTETRVGGRVLHPTDPEVSPGGSSGGDAVAVATGIVDFSIGGDYGGSVRWPAQCVGVYGLRTSAGLVPRTGRMPSGGGTRATPVIGAPAPRGLLSRVEVPGVYATTPAMISRVLKVISGSDGDDWFGLDAPRPPAQRHRRIAITSGRECGPVSEESLDALSAARAAAVAAGYEIIEVEGLLSDAFEIYNALRDDLDVLDDLRALVGTETDLLCPGTRNVLASRPGRGWGSAEVRANWAYSREIVARIRGIFGDVDALLVPVAGVSAVAHDGGVEIDGRWIEGPDLMAQCRAISLTGLPSLTVPTMPTSGGRSVAVQLVGPPGGDQQCCDIATELTAQI
- a CDS encoding sugar phosphate isomerase/epimerase, coding for MRIGVDGSKIPEAVKRGPIGSLEHGQELGLSGLFFRTVLDLSPTLDAGELRAIRQRADELGMYMEAGLGKVNPYANPEVPELRAIGDGDIVLGFRRMMEACAAIDCRELWVALASYKWMFRGRLAYDRFRTDVDWSDQLAASTKFLKRLAPIARDLGIHLNLETHEEVTSFELVRMVEEVGPDVTGIVFDTSNVLQRIEHPVWAARRVAPYVRQTHLKDGLLSFGDGGLDYQHRPCGDGVIDFGEILPILADVNPTLNLTIENPQAREDALRPASVIFIELFDPEFLAGHPDLTVGEYAAFIQLAHDYAERLAAGEIPDRLTYGARPYDFEAAIALIKKGAAHLRSVCIEKGLPLSD